In Chelmon rostratus isolate fCheRos1 chromosome 4, fCheRos1.pri, whole genome shotgun sequence, a genomic segment contains:
- the mpnd gene encoding MPN domain-containing protein — MGSEPPSSPQVVEDGGEEDEEELSGGEEADLRSSSGRGSLLTRRGITLRVLLKDGLVEPGDGVLAIHYLGKNFVGDLLNDGKIRWVETGQIFNSPSAWATHCKRLVNPAKKSGCGWASVRYRGQKLVQYKTTWLHKYQPSADMSLVSEEDDDEDEEEGKTAVQADEKMKNNKPGLHDVLVSRRADRERIPVRYCTLGTRDATRDPHTLVELSAFSAINRFQPFNVAVSSNVLLLMDFHCHLTTSEVVGYLGGRWDTNTQLLTVLRAFPCRTRLADRDSASAVEEEICQNLFMRGLSLVGWYHSHPRGPALPSLQDIDSQMDHQLRLQGSNNGFQPCLGIICGPYYHGNQGVASTITPFWVVPPPEQRPNDYGIPVAVEVTYVQDNFLTSDVLNEMMLLVDYYRAAPDLVQFSQYWCPDTTMMDKIKGSLSCHAPKDQAYSQILEHVYSQLSNMH, encoded by the exons ATGG gctCAGAGCCACCCAGCTCTCCACAGGtggtggaggatggaggagaggaggatgaggaggagctgagcgGAGGGGAGGAGGCAGACCTGCGGTCCAGCTCCGGCCGGGGCTCCCTGCTGACCCGGCGAGGCATCACCCTGAGAGTGCTGCTCAAAGACGGCCTGGTGGAGCCAGGGGACGGCGTGCTGGCCATCCACTACCTG GGTAAGAACTTCGTGGGAGACCTGTTGAATGATGGGAAAATCAGATGGGTGGAGACGGGCCAGATCTTCAACTCTCCTAGTGCCTGGGCAACACACTGCAAACGGCTGGTCAACCCAGCCAAGAAGTCCGGCTGTGGCTGGGCGTCTGTGCGCTACCGGGGACAGAAGCTGGTCCAGTATAAGACCACCTGGCTGCACAAGTACCAGCCCAGCGCGGACATG AGCCTGGTGAGTGAGGAGGACgacgatgaggatgaagaggagggcaAGACAGCTGTGCAGGCagatgagaagatgaagaaCAACAAACCTGGACTGCATG ATGTGCTAGTTTCACGGAGAGCCGACAGAGAGAGGATTCCCGTCAGGTACTGCACCTTGGGCACCAGGGATGCTACCAG AGATCCGCACACACTGGTGGAGCTGTCGGCCTTCTCAGCCATCAACCGATTCCAGCCTTTCAATGTAGCCGTGTCCAGTAATGTGCTGCTGCTAATG GACTTCCACTGTCACCTGACCACCAGCGAGGTGGTGGGATACCTCGGAGGACGATGGGACACCAACACACAAC TGCTGACAGTCTTGAGGGCTTTCCCCTGTCGGACCAGGCTGGCGGACAGAGACTCTGCTtctgctgtggaggaggag ATCTGTCAGAACCTGTTCATGCGCGGGCTGTCGTTGGTGGGCTGGTACCACAGTCACCCGCGAGGTCCGGCTCTGCCGTCGCTGCAGGACATCGACTCCCAGATGGACCATCAGCTGAGGCTGCAGGGCTCGAACAACGGCTTCCAGCCCTGTCTGGGCATCATCTGTG gtcCTTATTATCACGGCAATCAAGGTGTGGCGTCCACAATAACCCCGTTCTGGGTCGTACCACCACCTGAG CAACGGCCCAATGACTACGGTATCCCAGTGGCTGTCGAGGTCACATACGTACAGGACAACTTTCTCACCAGTGATGTTCTTAATGAGATG ATGCTGCTGGTTGACTACTACAGAGCAGCTCCAGACCTCGTCCAGTTCAGCCAGTACTGGTGCCCTGATACGACCATGATGGACAAGATCAAG GGCTCTCTGAGTTGCCACGCTCCCAAAGACCAAGCCTACTCTCAGATCTTAGAGCACGTCTACAGTCAGCTGAGCAACATGCACTGA
- the sh3gl1b gene encoding SH3-domain GRB2-like 1b has translation MSVAGLKKQFYKASQMVSEKVGGAEGTKLDDDFRDLERKVDVTSKAVVEVISKTSEYLQPNPASRAKLSMLNTMSKIRGQVKNPGYPQAEGLLGECMGKYGRELGEDTNFGGALVDVGEAMKRLAEVKDSLDIDVKQNFIDPLQGLCDKDLREIQHHLKKLEGRRLDYDYKKKRQGKIPDEEVRQALEKFHESKEVAETSMYNLLETDIEQVSQLSSLVESQLQYHRQAVQVLEELSDKLRDRMNDAQSRPRREYTPKPKPIFDFGDDNHSNGGYSTSMAMPPSRNSAPEQPSCKALYDFEPENEGELGFHEGDIITLTNQIDENWYEGMLNGQSGFFPLNYVEVLVPLPH, from the exons ATGGTAAGTGAGAAAGTTGGAGGTGCTGAAGGAACTAAACTAGATGATGACTTCAGAGACTTGGAACGG AAAGTAGATGTGACCAGTAAAGCGGTAGTGGAGGTAATCTCCAAAACATCAGAGTACCTTCAGCCCAACCCAG CATCTCGGGCCAAACTGTCCATGTTGAACACCATGTCTAAGATCCGTGGTCAGGTGAAGAATCCAGGCTACCCTCAGGCggaggggctgctgggagagTGTATGGGCAAGTATGGACGGGAACTCGGAGAGGACACTAACTTTg GTGGAGCACTAGTAGATGTTGGAGAGGCCATGAAGAGACTGGCAGAAGTCAAAGACTCTCTAGATATCGATGTCAAACAGAACTTCATTGATCCATTGCAAGGGCTGTGTGACAAGGACCTCAGAGAGATACAG CACCACCTGAAGAAGCTGGAAGGCCGTCGCCTTGACTATGATTACAAGAAAAAGCGTCAGGGCAAGATCCCAGATGAGGAGGTTCGACAGGCCCTGGAGAAGTTCCATGAGTCAAAGGAAGTGGCCGAGACGAGCATGTACAACCTGCTGGAGACTGAT ataGAGCAGGTGAGCCAGCTCTCGTCTCTGGTGGAGTCCCAGCTGCAGTACCACAGACAGGCTGTGCAGGTGCTGGAGGAGCTTTCTGACAAACTCAGAGACAG GATGAATGATGCTCAGAGTCGGCCTAGACGTGAATACACACCTAAACCCAAGCCCATCTTTGACTTCGGAGACGACAACCATTCAAATGGCGGCTACTCAACCTCGATGGCAATGCCACCTTCACGCAACTCGG CCCCGGAGCAGCCGAGCTGTAAGGCGCTGTACGACTTTGAGCCGGAGAACGAGGGAGAGCTGGGCTTCCACGAGGGCGACATCATCACCCTCACCAATCAGATCGACGAGAACTGGTACGAAGGGATGCTGAACGGCCAGTCGGGATTCTTCCCCCTCAACTATGTCGAGGTCCTCGTTCCGTTGCCACACTAA